The following are encoded together in the Variovorax sp. PBS-H4 genome:
- a CDS encoding LysR family transcriptional regulator, producing MDRLTCMAVFRKVVERHSFSDAAEELAMSAGSVSKYVAALETHVGTPLLARTTRRISLTEAGRTYYASCIRILDDIEEAEKTAGRLHPTPRGLLKVRAPVSLGSAHLGRSIADFLASFPEVKLELTLNDYFVDPAEAGFDVSILIAGKDREPMRGARPIGRMARAMVASPAYLARHGEPATPQELKRHNCMVYNRGQLPDEWHVTAPGGDRTVRVTGNCRCNNSLVLRESLLEGAGIGLLPTFLVADDIAAGSLRAVLPEWAPESRTLYAVFPQPRQPSAKVREFVDFLAHSFAVDSQWRLAFE from the coding sequence TTGGACCGACTGACCTGCATGGCCGTGTTCCGCAAGGTCGTGGAGCGCCACAGCTTCAGCGACGCCGCGGAAGAGCTCGCGATGTCCGCGGGCTCGGTGAGCAAGTACGTCGCCGCGCTGGAGACTCACGTGGGCACGCCCTTGCTGGCGCGCACCACGCGGCGCATCAGCCTCACCGAGGCGGGCCGCACCTACTACGCGAGTTGCATCCGCATCCTCGACGACATCGAGGAGGCCGAGAAGACCGCCGGCCGCCTGCACCCCACGCCGCGCGGCCTGCTCAAGGTGCGCGCCCCGGTGTCGTTGGGGTCGGCGCACCTGGGCCGCAGCATCGCGGACTTTCTTGCGAGCTTCCCCGAGGTCAAGCTCGAGCTGACGCTGAACGACTACTTCGTCGACCCGGCCGAGGCCGGCTTCGATGTTTCCATCCTGATCGCCGGCAAGGACCGCGAACCCATGCGTGGCGCGCGGCCCATCGGCCGCATGGCGCGGGCGATGGTGGCCTCACCGGCCTACCTCGCGCGCCATGGCGAGCCGGCGACCCCGCAGGAGCTCAAGCGCCACAACTGCATGGTCTACAACCGCGGGCAGCTGCCTGACGAATGGCACGTGACCGCGCCCGGCGGGGATCGCACCGTGCGCGTGACCGGAAACTGCCGTTGCAACAACAGCCTGGTGCTGCGCGAGTCCCTGCTGGAAGGCGCAGGCATCGGCCTGCTGCCGACCTTCCTGGTCGCCGACGACATCGCCGCCGGCAGCTTGCGCGCGGTGCTGCCCGAGTGGGCGCCCGAATCACGCACGCTCTATGCGGTGTTCCCGCAGCCGCGCCAGCCATCGGCCAAGGTGCGGGAATTCGTGGACTTTCTTGCGCACAGCTTCGCGGTGGACAGCCAGTGGAGGCTGGCGTTCGAGTGA
- a CDS encoding SDR family oxidoreductase, protein MDLGITGRTALVCGASKGLGYGCAEALVREGVNVVVVARGAEALDDAAKKLEAAARAGGPWVRPVAADITTPEGRAAAFAAHQDFDIVVTNAGGPPPGDFRDWDREAWIKAVEANMLTPIELIKATIDGMAARGFGRIVNITSSSVKAPIDILGLSNGARSGLTGFVAGVARSPVAARGVTLNNLLPGAFETDRLKGTMAGAAKKSGQDFDTVWESRKKTIPAKRFGTPEEFGAICAFLCSVQAGYLNGQNILADGGAYPGTY, encoded by the coding sequence ATGGATCTTGGAATCACGGGCCGCACGGCCCTGGTGTGCGGTGCCAGCAAGGGGCTGGGCTATGGCTGCGCCGAGGCGCTGGTGCGCGAGGGCGTGAACGTGGTGGTCGTGGCGCGCGGTGCCGAGGCGCTCGACGACGCTGCGAAGAAGCTCGAGGCGGCCGCGCGTGCGGGTGGGCCGTGGGTCCGGCCGGTGGCCGCCGACATCACCACGCCCGAGGGCCGCGCGGCAGCCTTTGCCGCGCACCAGGACTTCGACATCGTCGTCACCAATGCCGGGGGCCCGCCGCCGGGCGACTTTCGCGACTGGGACCGTGAGGCCTGGATCAAGGCGGTCGAGGCCAACATGCTGACGCCGATCGAGCTGATCAAGGCCACGATCGACGGCATGGCGGCGCGCGGTTTCGGACGCATCGTCAACATCACTTCCAGCTCGGTGAAGGCGCCGATCGACATTCTCGGCCTGTCCAACGGCGCACGCAGCGGGCTCACCGGCTTCGTGGCCGGCGTGGCGCGCAGCCCGGTCGCGGCGCGGGGCGTGACGCTCAACAACCTGCTGCCGGGGGCGTTCGAGACCGACCGCCTCAAGGGCACGATGGCCGGCGCCGCCAAGAAGTCGGGGCAGGACTTCGATACGGTATGGGAGAGCCGCAAGAAGACCATCCCGGCAAAGCGCTTCGGCACGCCCGAGGAATTCGGCGCGATCTGCGCCTTTCTGTGCAGCGTGCAGGCGGGGTATTTGAACGGGCAGAACATCCTGGCCGATGGTGGGGCGTACCCGGGGACCTATTGA
- a CDS encoding DMT family transporter, protein MSSAPAATGSRAHKHLGPGLALASVGAIAFSGKAIIVKLAYRYGVDAVMLIMLRMLFALPLFALMAWWAGRGRPALTRRDWIGVVGLGFSGYYLASFLDFAGLAYITASLERLILYLNPTLVLLFGWIAYRRRITRWQMAGMAISYAGVLLVFGHEMSLGQSSEAAFGTLLVFLSAVSYAIYLLASGEFVKRLGSLRLVGLATGVACVLCIVQFALLRPLDTILQVAPEVIWLSVLNATVCTALPVLAVMMAIERIGPAMAAQTGMIGPMSTVVMGALILGEPFTAWIAAGTALVIAGIFVFTKGR, encoded by the coding sequence ATGTCCTCCGCCCCGGCCGCCACAGGATCGCGCGCACACAAGCACCTCGGCCCCGGGCTCGCGCTCGCCTCGGTAGGGGCCATCGCCTTCAGCGGCAAGGCCATCATCGTCAAGCTGGCCTATCGCTACGGGGTGGACGCGGTCATGTTGATCATGCTTCGCATGCTGTTTGCGCTGCCGCTGTTTGCGCTCATGGCGTGGTGGGCCGGGCGCGGCAGGCCGGCGCTCACGCGGCGCGACTGGATCGGCGTGGTCGGGCTGGGCTTCTCGGGCTACTACCTGGCCAGCTTTCTCGATTTCGCCGGGCTGGCCTACATCACGGCGAGCCTGGAGCGGCTCATCCTCTATCTCAACCCGACGCTGGTGCTGCTGTTCGGCTGGATCGCCTACCGCCGCCGCATCACGCGCTGGCAGATGGCCGGCATGGCGATCAGCTATGCGGGCGTGCTGCTGGTCTTTGGCCATGAGATGAGCCTGGGCCAGTCCAGCGAGGCGGCCTTTGGCACGTTGCTGGTGTTCCTGAGCGCGGTGAGCTACGCGATCTACCTGCTCGCCAGCGGCGAGTTCGTCAAGCGCCTCGGCTCGCTCCGGCTGGTCGGGCTGGCGACCGGCGTGGCCTGCGTGTTGTGCATCGTGCAGTTCGCGTTGCTGCGTCCGCTGGACACGATCCTGCAGGTGGCGCCCGAGGTGATCTGGCTGTCGGTGCTCAACGCGACGGTGTGTACCGCGCTGCCGGTGCTCGCGGTAATGATGGCGATCGAGCGCATCGGCCCCGCGATGGCCGCGCAAACAGGCATGATCGGGCCGATGTCGACCGTCGTGATGGGCGCGCTGATCCTCGGCGAGCCCTTCACTGCGTGGATCGCGGCCGGCACGGCGCTGGTGATCGCGGGCATCTTTGTCTTCACAAAGGGGCGCTAG
- a CDS encoding gamma-glutamyltransferase family protein translates to MKFDYANPYTSTRIPVFARNVVSTSHPLAAQAGLRILQQGGNAVDAAIATAAVMTLVEPVSNGLGSDAFCILWDGEKLHGLNASGCSPAAWTPEYFQRKYGNDARTPPQRGIDSVTVPGAVGGWVALSEHFGKLAFEDLMAPAIEIADRGYLVPPVVQQKWAAATPILQAQPGFADAFLPWGRAPEVGELFRFPAAARALKAIAATKGDAFYSGEIAEALEKFSGAQGGSLKVRDLANWKPEWVAPIAQDYRGYTVHEMPPNGQGIAALIALGILQNFDMGSMPVDSVASQHLQIEAMKLAFADTYRYVSDPSSMEVSPLQMLDGAYLASRARLIDVNKAQDFKAGNPIKGGTIYLTAADESGMMVSFIQSNYMGFGSGCVEPSFGISLQNRGHGFSLDAKSPNVVEPHKRPFHTIIPAFLTKDGQPVMSFGVMGGNMQPQGHMQTLVRMLDHGQNLQAACDAPRWRFNHGLEINAEAAMKPELVQGLGALGHKVEVINDSYQDFGAGQFIWRAGEPAVEGYVAASDARRDGLAAGF, encoded by the coding sequence ATGAAGTTTGACTACGCCAACCCCTACACGTCTACCCGCATTCCGGTCTTCGCGCGCAACGTGGTGTCGACCTCGCATCCACTCGCCGCGCAAGCCGGCCTTCGCATCCTGCAGCAGGGCGGCAACGCGGTCGATGCCGCGATCGCGACCGCGGCCGTGATGACGCTGGTCGAGCCCGTGAGCAACGGCCTGGGCAGCGATGCCTTCTGCATCCTGTGGGACGGCGAGAAGTTGCACGGGCTCAATGCCTCGGGCTGCTCGCCTGCCGCCTGGACGCCGGAGTACTTCCAGCGCAAGTACGGCAACGACGCCAGGACGCCGCCGCAGCGCGGCATCGATTCGGTCACGGTGCCAGGCGCCGTGGGCGGCTGGGTCGCGCTGTCCGAGCACTTCGGCAAGCTGGCCTTCGAGGACCTGATGGCGCCGGCCATCGAGATCGCCGATCGCGGCTACCTGGTGCCGCCGGTGGTGCAGCAGAAGTGGGCCGCCGCCACGCCGATCCTGCAAGCGCAGCCCGGCTTCGCCGATGCTTTCCTGCCCTGGGGCCGCGCGCCCGAGGTCGGCGAGCTGTTTCGCTTTCCGGCGGCGGCCCGCGCGCTCAAGGCCATCGCCGCCACGAAGGGGGATGCGTTCTACAGCGGGGAGATCGCCGAGGCGCTGGAGAAGTTCTCGGGCGCGCAGGGTGGCAGCCTCAAGGTGCGCGACCTCGCGAACTGGAAGCCCGAGTGGGTGGCGCCGATCGCGCAGGACTACCGCGGCTACACCGTGCACGAGATGCCGCCCAACGGACAGGGCATCGCGGCCCTGATCGCGCTGGGCATCCTGCAGAACTTCGACATGGGCTCGATGCCGGTCGACTCGGTGGCCTCGCAGCACCTGCAGATCGAGGCGATGAAGCTGGCCTTTGCCGATACCTACCGGTACGTGTCGGACCCATCGTCGATGGAGGTGTCCCCGCTGCAAATGCTCGATGGCGCGTACCTCGCATCACGTGCCAGACTCATCGACGTGAACAAGGCGCAGGACTTCAAGGCTGGCAACCCGATCAAGGGCGGCACGATCTATCTCACCGCGGCCGACGAGAGCGGCATGATGGTGAGCTTCATCCAGAGCAACTACATGGGCTTCGGCTCGGGTTGCGTGGAGCCGTCCTTCGGCATCAGCCTGCAGAACCGTGGGCACGGCTTCAGCCTGGACGCCAAGAGCCCGAACGTGGTCGAGCCGCACAAGCGGCCCTTCCACACCATCATCCCGGCCTTCCTGACGAAGGACGGCCAGCCGGTGATGAGCTTCGGCGTGATGGGCGGCAACATGCAGCCGCAGGGCCACATGCAGACCCTCGTGCGCATGCTGGACCATGGCCAGAACCTGCAGGCCGCCTGCGATGCTCCGCGCTGGCGCTTCAACCACGGGCTCGAGATCAACGCCGAAGCGGCGATGAAGCCTGAACTCGTGCAAGGCCTCGGCGCGCTCGGCCACAAGGTCGAGGTGATCAACGACTCCTACCAGGACTTCGGCGCCGGCCAGTTCATCTGGCGCGCGGGCGAGCCGGCGGTCGAAGGCTATGTGGCGGCGAGCGATGCGCGCCGCGACGGCCTCGCCGCCGGGTTCTGA
- a CDS encoding Bug family tripartite tricarboxylate transporter substrate binding protein — translation MKRSTFLRAAALVLCATAGPAAFAQQAYPNKPIRLVVPFPAGGATDLFARTLSQKMGEKLGTTLVIDNKPGAGGAIGSDLAAKAPADGYTLLLATTSTHSIGPAINPKLPYDAVRDFAPIAHVGDAPSIMLVPNSSPAKTVREWIDYAKKNPGKLNYASSGNGTIVQLTAELFKSQAGVFVTHIPYKGTALAIPDLISGKVDVLFDALPTGMPHVRDGRLRALGVTSLKRSPLAPELPAIADVLPGFESNTWFGLYGPKGLPADLVARVNAAANEAVSDPEVRDKLSRLGIEPATGTPAQFAAMVAQDAAKWKKIIIERKIISD, via the coding sequence CTGAAGAGATCCACTTTTCTTCGCGCCGCCGCCCTGGTGCTGTGCGCGACTGCAGGGCCCGCGGCGTTCGCGCAGCAGGCCTACCCCAACAAGCCGATCCGCCTGGTCGTGCCTTTCCCGGCCGGCGGCGCCACCGATCTCTTCGCGCGCACGCTGTCGCAGAAGATGGGCGAAAAGCTCGGCACGACGCTGGTGATCGACAACAAGCCGGGGGCGGGCGGCGCGATCGGCTCCGACCTCGCGGCCAAGGCCCCGGCCGACGGCTACACGCTGCTCCTGGCCACCACCAGCACGCATTCGATCGGGCCGGCGATCAACCCGAAGCTCCCCTACGACGCGGTTCGCGATTTCGCGCCCATCGCGCATGTGGGCGATGCGCCCAGCATCATGCTGGTGCCCAACAGCTCGCCGGCGAAGACCGTGCGCGAATGGATCGACTACGCCAAGAAGAACCCCGGCAAGCTCAACTACGCCTCCAGCGGCAACGGCACCATCGTGCAGCTCACGGCGGAGCTCTTCAAGTCGCAGGCCGGCGTGTTCGTCACCCACATTCCGTACAAGGGCACGGCGCTCGCGATTCCCGACCTGATCAGCGGCAAGGTGGACGTGCTCTTCGACGCGCTGCCGACCGGCATGCCGCATGTGCGCGACGGCCGCCTGCGCGCGCTGGGGGTGACCTCGCTGAAGCGCAGCCCGCTGGCACCCGAGCTGCCGGCAATTGCCGACGTGCTGCCGGGCTTCGAGTCGAACACCTGGTTCGGCCTCTACGGGCCGAAGGGATTGCCGGCCGATCTCGTCGCGCGCGTCAACGCCGCGGCCAACGAGGCGGTGAGCGATCCGGAAGTGCGCGACAAGCTGTCCAGGTTGGGCATCGAGCCGGCCACCGGAACGCCCGCGCAATTCGCGGCGATGGTGGCGCAGGACGCTGCCAAGTGGAAGAAGATCATCATCGAACGCAAGATCATCAGCGACTGA
- a CDS encoding tripartite tricarboxylate transporter permease — MDLINNLTIGFTAAVTVQNLIYAFVGCLLGTLIGVLPGIGPVATIAMLLPATYALPPVAALIMLAGIYYGSQYGGSTTAILVNLPGESSSVVTVIDGHQMAKQGRAGPALAAAGLGSFFAGCVGTLILAAFAPPLTELAFKFGPAEYFSLMVLGLIGAVVLASGSLLKAICMIVLGLLIGLVGTDVNSGVARFSFDIPELTDGIGFIVIAMGVFGYGEIISNLSQPEEDRQVFTAEVHGLWPTKADFKNGLPAVLRGTTLGSCLGILPGGGALLSAFAAYTLEKKMKLKPGEVPFGKGNIRGVAGPEAANNAGAQTSFIPLLTLGIPPNPVMALMVGAMTIHNIQPGPQVMTSNPELFWGLIASMWIGNLMLIILNLPLIGIWIKLLSIPYRWLFPAIVLFCAIGVYSTNNNTFDVWMVAIFGVVGYMFIKMGCEPAPLLLGLILGPMMEENLRRALLLSRGSWSVFITRPISAGLLIAAALMVVIVLLPAVKSKREEAFVEAD, encoded by the coding sequence ATGGATCTCATCAACAACCTGACCATCGGCTTCACCGCAGCCGTCACGGTCCAGAACCTGATCTACGCCTTCGTCGGCTGCCTGCTGGGCACGCTGATCGGCGTGCTCCCGGGCATCGGCCCGGTCGCCACCATCGCGATGCTGCTGCCGGCCACCTATGCGCTTCCGCCCGTGGCTGCGCTGATCATGCTGGCCGGCATCTACTACGGCTCGCAGTACGGCGGCTCCACCACCGCGATCCTGGTCAACCTGCCGGGCGAATCGTCCTCGGTGGTGACGGTGATCGACGGGCACCAGATGGCCAAGCAGGGGAGGGCGGGCCCAGCCCTCGCAGCGGCCGGCCTGGGCTCCTTCTTCGCAGGCTGCGTGGGCACGCTGATCCTGGCCGCCTTCGCGCCGCCGCTCACCGAGCTGGCCTTCAAGTTCGGCCCGGCCGAGTATTTCTCGCTGATGGTGCTGGGCCTGATCGGCGCGGTGGTGCTGGCCTCGGGCTCGCTGCTCAAGGCCATCTGCATGATCGTGCTGGGCCTGCTGATCGGCCTCGTCGGCACCGACGTGAACTCCGGCGTGGCGCGCTTCAGCTTCGACATTCCGGAGCTCACCGACGGCATCGGCTTCATCGTGATCGCGATGGGCGTGTTCGGCTACGGCGAAATCATCTCCAACCTGTCGCAGCCCGAGGAAGACCGCCAGGTCTTCACGGCCGAGGTGCACGGACTGTGGCCGACCAAGGCAGACTTCAAGAACGGCCTGCCCGCCGTGCTGCGCGGCACGACGCTGGGCTCCTGCCTGGGCATCCTGCCCGGCGGCGGCGCATTGCTGTCGGCCTTTGCGGCCTACACGCTCGAGAAGAAGATGAAGCTCAAGCCCGGCGAAGTGCCCTTCGGCAAAGGCAACATCCGCGGTGTGGCCGGTCCCGAGGCGGCCAACAACGCCGGGGCGCAGACCTCCTTCATCCCGCTGCTGACGCTCGGCATTCCGCCGAACCCGGTGATGGCGCTGATGGTCGGCGCGATGACCATCCACAACATCCAGCCTGGCCCGCAGGTGATGACCAGCAACCCGGAGCTCTTCTGGGGCCTGATCGCCTCGATGTGGATCGGCAACCTGATGCTGATCATCCTGAACCTCCCGCTGATCGGCATCTGGATCAAGCTGCTGTCGATTCCCTACCGCTGGCTGTTCCCGGCCATCGTGCTGTTCTGCGCGATCGGCGTGTACTCGACCAACAACAACACCTTCGACGTCTGGATGGTGGCGATCTTCGGTGTGGTGGGCTACATGTTCATCAAGATGGGCTGCGAGCCGGCGCCGTTGCTGCTGGGCCTGATCCTCGGGCCGATGATGGAAGAGAACCTGCGGCGTGCGCTGTTGCTGTCGCGCGGCTCCTGGAGCGTGTTCATCACGCGGCCGATCTCGGCGGGGCTGCTGATCGCCGCTGCACTGATGGTGGTGATTGTGCTGCTGCCTGCAGTCAAGTCGAAGCGCGAGGAAGCCTTCGTCGAGGCTGACTGA
- a CDS encoding tripartite tricarboxylate transporter TctB family protein, which produces MKIKSQKDFFAGLMFTIVGIAFAWGATTYSVGTGARMGPGYFPLMLGILLGVLGVIVIFTALAIETVDGEPVGKIAWRPLAFIIGSNLIFGILLGGLPSVGLPAMGLIAAIYALVLVAGLAGEQYSLKASLILATILAVGSYVAFVVLLKLQFQVWPTFITG; this is translated from the coding sequence GTGAAAATCAAAAGTCAGAAAGACTTTTTCGCGGGTCTGATGTTCACCATCGTCGGCATTGCCTTCGCATGGGGAGCGACGACCTACAGCGTCGGCACCGGCGCCCGCATGGGGCCTGGCTACTTTCCGTTGATGTTGGGCATCCTGCTCGGTGTCCTCGGGGTCATCGTGATCTTCACCGCGCTGGCCATCGAGACGGTCGACGGCGAACCGGTGGGCAAGATCGCCTGGCGTCCGCTGGCCTTCATCATCGGCTCCAACCTGATCTTCGGCATCCTGCTCGGCGGCTTGCCCAGCGTCGGGCTCCCGGCGATGGGGTTGATCGCCGCCATCTACGCGCTGGTGCTCGTCGCGGGTCTCGCGGGTGAGCAGTACAGCCTCAAAGCAAGCCTGATCCTCGCCACCATCCTGGCCGTGGGCAGCTATGTCGCCTTCGTGGTCCTGCTCAAGCTGCAGTTCCAGGTCTGGCCTACCTTCATCACCGGCTGA
- a CDS encoding GspE/PulE family protein: MSAVTSPASASSPRHEGPLQLRQLIEWLAKDRVISPEEAKRTMTRCAQAESRQPPLVRLANVAMTRQGDGKPLDLEMLTEWLAGRAGLAYLRIDPLRVDVGKVADTMSAAYAERHKVLPVQVAPTEVVVATAEPFVTDWIAEVERQARRPVRRVVANPTDIQRYTAEFFSLAKSVRAAQKAGGNAGGASFEQLVELGRSNKQLDANDQSVVQVVDWLWQYAFDQRASDIHLEPRRDQGVIRFRIDGVLHPAYQMPMGVMNAMVSRIKLLGRMDVVEKRRPLDGRIKTRRLRAPTLGADASSLPPEGAQPPRGSPSAAAAYDEVEMRLSTLPTAFGEKMVMRIFDPDTAVKDLDALGFAQHDAQRWEQLVTRPHGIILVTGPTGSGKTTTLYSTLKRVATEEVNVSTVEDPIEMIEPSFNQTQVQPQLDFGFTEGLRALMRQDPDIIMVGEIRDLATAEMAVQAALTGHLVFSTLHTNDAPSAITRLMELGVPNYLINATMLGVLAQRLVRTLCPHCKAPDENVTREQLGAFVKPWQITGSVRAYKPVGCVDCRMTGYRGRMGLYELLTVSEPFKSLVDKEPNVVALRRQAVVDGMRPLRLAGALRVAEGLTTVDEVLSATPPLE; encoded by the coding sequence ATGAGCGCCGTCACCTCTCCCGCCTCCGCTTCCTCTCCCCGTCACGAAGGGCCGCTGCAGCTGCGGCAGCTGATCGAGTGGCTGGCCAAGGACCGCGTGATCTCGCCCGAGGAGGCCAAGCGCACGATGACGCGCTGCGCGCAGGCCGAGAGCCGGCAGCCGCCGCTGGTGCGCCTGGCCAATGTCGCGATGACGCGACAGGGCGACGGCAAGCCGCTCGATCTCGAGATGCTGACCGAATGGCTGGCCGGCCGTGCCGGGCTGGCCTACCTGCGCATCGATCCGCTGCGTGTCGATGTCGGCAAGGTGGCCGACACCATGAGTGCCGCCTATGCCGAGCGCCACAAGGTGCTGCCGGTGCAGGTCGCGCCGACCGAGGTGGTGGTGGCGACGGCGGAGCCTTTCGTCACCGACTGGATCGCCGAAGTGGAGCGCCAGGCGCGCCGGCCGGTGCGGCGGGTCGTCGCGAACCCGACCGACATCCAGCGCTATACGGCCGAGTTCTTCTCGCTGGCCAAGTCGGTGCGCGCAGCGCAGAAGGCCGGCGGCAATGCGGGCGGCGCCAGCTTCGAGCAACTGGTCGAGCTGGGAAGGAGCAACAAGCAGCTCGACGCCAACGACCAGAGCGTGGTGCAGGTGGTCGACTGGCTGTGGCAGTACGCCTTCGACCAGCGCGCCAGCGACATTCACCTGGAGCCGCGACGCGACCAGGGCGTGATCCGCTTCCGCATCGACGGCGTGCTGCACCCGGCCTACCAGATGCCGATGGGCGTGATGAACGCGATGGTCTCGCGCATCAAGCTGCTTGGGCGCATGGACGTGGTCGAGAAGCGCCGCCCCTTGGACGGCCGCATCAAGACGCGCAGGCTTCGGGCCCCCACGCTCGGCGCCGACGCGTCCTCGCTGCCCCCCGAGGGGGCTCAGCCGCCCAGGGGCAGCCCTTCGGCGGCTGCCGCGTACGACGAGGTCGAAATGCGCCTGTCCACGCTGCCCACCGCCTTCGGCGAAAAGATGGTGATGCGCATCTTCGACCCCGACACCGCAGTCAAGGATCTCGATGCGCTGGGCTTCGCGCAGCACGATGCGCAGCGCTGGGAGCAGCTGGTGACGCGCCCGCACGGCATCATCCTCGTGACGGGACCGACAGGCTCGGGCAAGACCACCACGCTGTACTCGACGCTCAAGCGGGTGGCGACGGAGGAGGTCAACGTCAGCACCGTCGAGGACCCGATCGAGATGATCGAGCCCTCTTTCAACCAGACGCAGGTGCAGCCGCAGCTGGACTTCGGGTTCACCGAAGGCCTGCGCGCGCTGATGCGGCAGGACCCGGACATCATCATGGTGGGCGAGATCCGCGATCTGGCCACTGCCGAGATGGCGGTGCAGGCCGCGCTCACCGGGCACCTGGTCTTCAGCACCCTGCACACCAACGACGCGCCCAGCGCGATCACGCGGCTGATGGAGCTGGGCGTGCCCAACTACCTGATCAATGCCACCATGCTCGGCGTGCTGGCCCAGCGCCTGGTGCGCACGCTCTGCCCGCACTGCAAGGCGCCCGACGAAAACGTCACGCGCGAGCAGCTCGGTGCGTTCGTCAAGCCGTGGCAGATCACCGGCTCGGTGCGTGCCTACAAGCCGGTCGGCTGCGTCGATTGCCGCATGACGGGATACCGCGGCCGCATGGGCCTCTACGAGCTGCTCACCGTCAGCGAGCCCTTCAAGTCGCTGGTCGACAAGGAGCCCAACGTCGTGGCGCTGCGGCGCCAGGCCGTGGTCGACGGGATGCGGCCGCTGCGCCTGGCCGGTGCACTGCGCGTGGCCGAAGGACTGACCACGGTGGATGAAGTGCTGAGCGCCACCCCGCCGCTCGAATAG
- a CDS encoding spermidine synthase: protein MKRALPEVNFSDFGDVRYLHLGTEWVQGSMKLDAPFEIELEYVQRMMAWLLFVDPAEVAKRHAMQLGLGAASLTKFSRKALRMRTTAIELNPQVVAACRGWFKLPADDAKLRVVVADAQTEIRKAAWLGTVDALQVDLYDHEAAAPVLDSEDFYADCRRLLTEDGCMTVNLFGRSSSYERSVEKIAAAFGEEALWAFRPTREGNTIVLAQRSPSRPKRPELAERAQSIQTRWGLPAPKWLRVFKPVGPVDT, encoded by the coding sequence ATGAAGCGCGCCTTGCCCGAGGTCAACTTCTCCGACTTCGGGGATGTGCGTTACCTGCACCTGGGCACCGAATGGGTCCAGGGCTCGATGAAGCTGGACGCGCCGTTCGAGATCGAGCTCGAGTACGTGCAGCGCATGATGGCCTGGCTGCTCTTCGTCGACCCGGCCGAGGTGGCGAAGCGCCACGCCATGCAGTTGGGCCTGGGCGCGGCCAGTCTCACCAAGTTCTCGCGCAAGGCGCTGCGCATGCGCACCACCGCGATCGAGCTCAACCCGCAGGTGGTGGCGGCCTGCCGCGGCTGGTTCAAGCTGCCGGCCGACGACGCCAAGCTGCGCGTGGTGGTGGCCGACGCGCAGACCGAGATCCGCAAGGCCGCATGGCTGGGCACGGTCGATGCGCTGCAGGTCGACCTCTACGACCACGAGGCTGCCGCGCCGGTGCTCGACAGCGAGGACTTCTATGCCGACTGCCGCCGGCTGCTCACGGAGGACGGCTGCATGACCGTCAATCTCTTCGGCCGTTCCTCGAGCTACGAGCGCAGCGTCGAGAAGATCGCCGCGGCATTCGGCGAGGAAGCGCTGTGGGCCTTCCGCCCGACGCGCGAGGGCAACACCATCGTGCTGGCCCAGCGCAGCCCGAGCCGGCCCAAGCGCCCCGAGCTTGCCGAGCGCGCCCAAAGCATCCAGACTCGCTGGGGCCTGCCCGCGCCCAAGTGGCTGCGGGTGTTCAAACCGGTAGGGCCTGTTGACACATGA
- a CDS encoding DNA-deoxyinosine glycosylase: MNRPDGFPSPARAVLTGLAPIVSEATVLLILGSFPGARSIEQQQYYAHPQNQFWRILQSIWPDSPLPAGADSYQRRSEWLLARQLGLWDVYRCCRREGSLDAAIRDAVPNDIASLRLPALAAIAHNGGESFRHARHTRALGVPVHRLPSSSPAHASWSLERKAAAWREVIAQYLPVP; encoded by the coding sequence ATGAATCGACCTGATGGGTTTCCGTCCCCGGCGCGAGCCGTGCTCACCGGTCTGGCGCCGATCGTCTCGGAAGCCACGGTGCTGTTGATCCTCGGCAGCTTTCCCGGCGCCAGGTCGATCGAGCAGCAGCAGTACTATGCGCACCCGCAAAACCAATTCTGGAGAATTTTGCAATCCATCTGGCCTGATAGCCCACTGCCCGCGGGCGCCGACAGCTACCAAAGGCGGAGCGAATGGCTGCTCGCGCGCCAGCTCGGCCTGTGGGACGTGTACAGGTGCTGCCGGCGCGAGGGCAGCCTGGACGCGGCAATCCGCGACGCCGTGCCGAACGACATCGCCAGCCTGCGCCTGCCGGCCCTGGCTGCCATCGCGCACAACGGCGGCGAGAGCTTCAGGCATGCGCGGCACACGCGCGCGCTCGGCGTGCCGGTCCATCGCCTGCCCTCTTCCAGCCCGGCACATGCATCGTGGAGTCTCGAACGCAAGGCGGCGGCATGGCGCGAGGTGATCGCGCAGTACCTGCCCGTCCCATGA